The sequence below is a genomic window from Strix uralensis isolate ZFMK-TIS-50842 chromosome 11, bStrUra1, whole genome shotgun sequence.
CTCGTTTAAGTGTATCATCTGAGAAAAGACTTGGGCAAACCTCAGGAGGTCCTTATGAGTGTTCCTGTTGCCTTTCTGCCGGAGGTGCAACGCATGGAGCCATAGCTTGATACACTGTTCAAACTCCATGTTATCTGCATAAACAGCCCCACGGTAAATAATGGGGTGAGAAACATCGATGTTGTCCGAGCCCAGAATTCTTTCCCGCACAATGAGGCCTTCCATGTGAAGGGCATCTCTGTCCTGCCTAATAGACTCTAATTCCTGAGGAGTCCTGCATTCAGTCCTGTTCCCATAAGCTTCTATTTGTGGAAGAACTTCTTTTTCAATTATATTCTCGCTGTCTCGGTACCTCTCCAGCATCGCTAAATATAAATAGTGGTAAGTCTTCATTATATCATAGTTTTCTCTGTCATTTGCAAACGAGGCACCCAGAAGTTCCAGCGCTTCAATCCGGCTCCTCCTGTCACAGTCGGCGTGAGCGAGCAGCAGCTCCACCACGTCGGCTTTGCAGCTCTCGGCCGCAACCTTCAGCGGAGTCATCCCGTGGCCGTTGACCATCATCGCCGCCTTCCACTTGACCAGCTCCCTCACAATTTCCAAGTGGCCGGCTTCGGCCGCGAAGTGCAGCGCCGTGGCACCGCAGTGGGCTTTGGCGTTGGGATCGGCATGCTGCTCCAGGAGGTACCTCACCACGTCCGTGTGCCCTTTGTAAGCCGCGATCATAAGGCAAGTGTTGTCGTACTTGTTGGCGATGCTGATGTTGGCGTTGTTTTCTACCAGGTATTTCACAATGTCCAGCCTGCCATCGAAACACGCAGCCCTCAGGGGAGTCGAATTGGTCACCGTCGTGTGATTCACGTTGGCGCCGTGACTCACCAGCAATTTGACTACTTCAAAGTGGCCGGCTCCTGCCGCACACCACAGAGCCGTGGCTCCATCGATGACAAAGCTGCAAACGCAACGACACGGACAAGCAGTTAAACCGACGCTCcttcaaaaacattttacagaCAGCCGAGCAGTACGCAACAGGCACGTACATACCCAGCCATTAAGAGACATTTTATAGCTATTTTTGTACTTGAAGGGACTCACCGGGATAGGCAGGGTAAAAAAGAATAAGAGACTTATCAAGCACACAGACCTCCTGAAAGAAGAAGCGTTGGAAGCTGAAACTTCAAAGCAGCCAGGGGATTTAGCCACATTTTGCACTAGGACTCCCCAGGCTGCTTTGAAGATCCTACCTGCAAGCTCCAGCCCTCAGCCTACAGAGGTCTCGGGAAGAAGAGTTGCAAGATTTACCGCACCTTTGATGCCTTGTGCCAGAAACTGACACattaaagaaagagagaaaacttaaAATTGACATATTgacacaaaaaaacaaactcagACATGAATTGCAGTTCACACCGGCCCTGGCAGCTTAAGAATTTCGTACCACTT
It includes:
- the FEM1B gene encoding protein fem-1 homolog B isoform X1; translation: MEGLAGYVYKAASEGRVLTLAALLLNRSESDIKYLLGYVSQHGGQRSTPLIIAARNGHTKVVRLLLEHYRVQTQQTGTVRFDGFVIDGATALWCAAGAGHFEVVKLLVSHGANVNHTTVTNSTPLRAACFDGRLDIVKYLVENNANISIANKYDNTCLMIAAYKGHTDVVRYLLEQHADPNAKAHCGATALHFAAEAGHLEIVRELVKWKAAMMVNGHGMTPLKVAAESCKADVVELLLAHADCDRRSRIEALELLGASFANDRENYDIMKTYHYLYLAMLERYRDSENIIEKEVLPQIEAYGNRTECRTPQELESIRQDRDALHMEGLIVRERILGSDNIDVSHPIIYRGAVYADNMEFEQCIKLWLHALHLRQKGNRNTHKDLLRFAQVFSQMIHLNEPVKAKDIESVLRCSVLEIEQGMSRIKTTQDSDIHTAMDNYECNIFTFLYLVCISTKTQCSEEDQSRINKQIYNLIHLDPRTRDGSSLLHHAVNSSTPVDDFHTNDVCSFPNALVTKLLLDCGADVNAVDNEGNSPLHIIVQYHRPISDFLTLHSIIISLVEAGAHTDMTNKQKKTPLDKSTTGVSEILLKTQMKLSLKCLAARAVRIYNISYQNQIPRTLEEFVKFH
- the FEM1B gene encoding protein fem-1 homolog B isoform X2 — translated: MEGLAGFVIDGATALWCAAGAGHFEVVKLLVSHGANVNHTTVTNSTPLRAACFDGRLDIVKYLVENNANISIANKYDNTCLMIAAYKGHTDVVRYLLEQHADPNAKAHCGATALHFAAEAGHLEIVRELVKWKAAMMVNGHGMTPLKVAAESCKADVVELLLAHADCDRRSRIEALELLGASFANDRENYDIMKTYHYLYLAMLERYRDSENIIEKEVLPQIEAYGNRTECRTPQELESIRQDRDALHMEGLIVRERILGSDNIDVSHPIIYRGAVYADNMEFEQCIKLWLHALHLRQKGNRNTHKDLLRFAQVFSQMIHLNEPVKAKDIESVLRCSVLEIEQGMSRIKTTQDSDIHTAMDNYECNIFTFLYLVCISTKTQCSEEDQSRINKQIYNLIHLDPRTRDGSSLLHHAVNSSTPVDDFHTNDVCSFPNALVTKLLLDCGADVNAVDNEGNSPLHIIVQYHRPISDFLTLHSIIISLVEAGAHTDMTNKQKKTPLDKSTTGVSEILLKTQMKLSLKCLAARAVRIYNISYQNQIPRTLEEFVKFH